A single window of Callithrix jacchus isolate 240 chromosome 6, calJac240_pri, whole genome shotgun sequence DNA harbors:
- the LOC144576649 gene encoding LOW QUALITY PROTEIN: melanoma inhibitory activity protein 2-like (The sequence of the model RefSeq protein was modified relative to this genomic sequence to represent the inferred CDS: substituted 1 base at 1 genomic stop codon): MGLVLVELRRVVAALPQNMTANSNSYGFPWEFVIWAAIVGFFAVPIFLWRSLRSIRSRLYVRREKKLAGVLSELTDKKCKLLENLTLFKKEHESCEIESSLKEASFEEEAAEARSLEATCEKLNRSNDELEDEILGLEKXLKEQKSKHSEQKQLMADISKTIQSLEDESKSLKSQVAEAKIILKISQMNEERLKIAIKDALNEHSQLQESQKQLLQEAEVWKEQVSELNKQKITLEDSRVHAEQVLNDKDNHIEILTERLLKMKDWAAVLGEDIMKDENLKLAMNTESEDGAYLDHPPKGALKKLIHAAKLNTSLKILEGEKNQIDFQLSEGEKTKEELTQCIKNLQTQQASLQSENTHLESEDRKLQQKLKIMTQFYQENEMRFYRKLTLQENSQLEKEEKLSKVDKKIVHATEEVETYRKRAKDLEEELKRTIHYYQRWTIAYEKKAHRNQLAGRTAEGNLNDLRKENAHSRQKLTEIEFKFKLLARDPDAFDVPNRAFGREHSPYDPSPMGETSCETRAFLCPPTLLEGPLKLSPLLPGGKERGSRGPGNPLHRQSSNETGDSTCGITHNLEMI, from the exons ATGGGGTTGGTCCTGGTGGAGCTACGCAGGGTTGTGGCAGCACTGCCTCAAAATATGACAGCAAATTCTAATTCTTACGGGTTTCCATGGGAATTCGTGATATGGGCAGCTATTGTTGGATTTTTTGCTGTTCccatttttttgtggagaagtTTGAGATCGATTAGAAGTCGGCTTtatgtgagaagagagaaaaagcttgCCGGTGTGCTTTCTGAACTAACTGACAAAAAATGTAAACTACTTGAAAACCTTACCCTCTTTAAAAAAGAGCATGAAAGCTGTGAAATAGAGTCGTCTTTAAAGGAGGCCAGCtttgaggaggaggcagcagaggcacGAAGTTTGGAGGCAACATGTGAAAAGCTGAACAGGTCCAATGATGAACTTGAGGATGAGATACTTGGTCTCGAAAAAtagttaaaagaacagaaatcaaaacattctGAACAAAAGCAACTGATGGCAGATATTTCCAAAACTATACAGTCTCTAGAAGATGAGTCAAAATCCCTCAAATCGCAAGTAGCTGAAGCCAAAATCATCTTGAAGATATCTCAAATGAATGAAGAACGACTGAAGATAGCAATAAAAGATGCCTTGAATGAACATTCTCAACTTCAGGAAAGCCAGAAACAGCTTTTGCAAGAAGCTGAAGTATGGAAAGAACAAGTGAGTGaacttaataaacagaaaataacattggaAGATTCCAGAGTACACGCAGAGCAAGTTCTAAATGATAAAGACAATCACATCGAGATTCTGACTGAACGCTTGCTGAAGATGAAAGACTGGGCTGCTGTGCTTGGAGAAGACATAATGAAAGATGAGAACTTGAAATTGGCAATGAACACCGAATCAGAAGATGGTGCTTACTTAGATCATCCTCCAAAAGGAGCTTTGAAGAAACTGATTCATGCTGCTAAGttaaatacttctttaaaaatcttggaaggagaaaaaaaccaaATTGATTTTCAGTTATCTGAAGgtgaaaaaacaaaggaagagctTACACAGTGTATTAAAAATCTTCAGACTCAACAAGCATCTTTGCAGTCAGAAAACACACATTTAGAAAGTGAGGATCGGAAGCTTCAACAGAAACTTAAAATAATGACTCAGttctatcaagaaaatgaaatgaggtTCTATAGGAAATTAACACTACAGGAAAACAGCCagttagagaaagaagagaaactttCTAAAGTAGACAAAAAGATCGTCCATGCCACCGAGGAGGTGGAGACCTATAGAAAGCGAGCCAAAGATCTCGAAGAGGAACTCAAGAGAACTATTCACTACTATCAACGGTGGACTATTGCCTATGAGAAAAAAGCACATCGTAATCAGTTGGCAGGTCGGACTGCTGAAGGAAACCTCAatgatttaaggaaagaaaatgctcacagcagacaaaaattaactgaaatagaGTTTAAATTTAAACTCTTAGCAAGAGATCCTGATGCATTTGATGTTCCAAATAGGGCATTTGGCAGAGAACATTCCCCGTATGATCCCTCACCAATGGGTGAAACTTCATGTGAAACGAGAGCTTTTCTCTGTCCTCCAACTTTGTTGGAGGGTCCACTCAAACTCTCACCTTTGCTTCCCGGCGGTAAAGAAAGAGGCTCAAGAGGCCCAGGGAATCCTCTGCATCGTCAGAGTAGCAATGAAACAGGAGACTCAACCTGTG GTATTACACATAATCtcgagatgatttaa